The following are encoded together in the Fusobacterium varium genome:
- a CDS encoding rod shape-determining protein, which yields MKKYFNKFLGFFSEDLGIDLGTSNTLICVKDKGIILNEPSVVAINTKTKDIFEVGERAKLMIGRTPNNLDTIRPLKNGVIADYEITEKMLGSFYKRVNHSKFLSSPRVIICVPAGVTQVEKRAVIEVTREAGAREAYLVEEPMAAAIGIGLNIFEPEGNMIVDIGGGTAELAVISLGGIVKTSSFRVAGDRFDATIIDYIRQKHNLLIGEKTAEDIKKHIGAVMELEEDLSIDISGRNALNGLPKDVKIYSSEIVEALGELLQQIIEEIKVILEKTPPELSSDIKRRGIYVTGGGALLRGIDKKISESLNLNVTIAEDPLNSVINGIQTLLQNFDTYSKVLISPEIDY from the coding sequence GATTTAGGGACATCAAATACTTTAATCTGTGTTAAGGACAAGGGAATAATTTTAAATGAACCTTCTGTTGTTGCTATTAACACTAAAACAAAAGATATTTTTGAAGTTGGAGAAAGAGCTAAACTGATGATAGGGAGAACTCCTAACAACCTAGATACTATCAGACCATTAAAAAATGGGGTAATTGCTGATTATGAGATAACAGAAAAAATGTTGGGTTCTTTCTATAAAAGAGTAAACCATAGCAAGTTTTTATCTAGTCCTAGAGTTATTATCTGTGTTCCTGCTGGAGTTACTCAAGTTGAAAAGAGAGCTGTTATAGAGGTTACAAGAGAGGCTGGAGCAAGAGAAGCATATTTAGTTGAAGAGCCTATGGCTGCTGCTATTGGAATAGGATTAAATATATTTGAACCTGAAGGAAATATGATTGTTGATATTGGTGGAGGAACTGCTGAACTTGCTGTTATATCTCTAGGAGGTATAGTTAAAACTTCCTCTTTTAGAGTAGCTGGAGATAGATTTGATGCTACAATTATCGACTATATTAGACAAAAACATAACCTTTTAATAGGAGAAAAAACTGCTGAAGATATTAAAAAACATATTGGAGCAGTTATGGAGTTAGAGGAAGATTTATCTATTGATATCAGTGGTAGAAATGCTTTAAATGGACTGCCTAAAGATGTAAAAATTTACTCTTCTGAAATTGTTGAAGCTCTTGGAGAACTATTACAACAAATTATTGAAGAGATCAAAGTTATTCTTGAAAAAACACCACCTGAATTATCATCAGATATTAAGAGAAGAGGAATCTATGTAACTGGTGGAGGTGCTCTTCTAAGAGGAATAGATAAAAAGATATCAGAAAGTTTAAATCTAAATGTTACAATTGCTGAAGATCCTTTAAACTCTGTTATCAACGGTATTCAAACTTTACTACAAAACTTTGATACTTACAGTAAAGTTTTAATCTCTCCTGAAATAGATTATTAA